The Actinocatenispora sera genome has a window encoding:
- a CDS encoding N-acetylglucosamine kinase codes for MPDTVDLAIDAGQTGIRFGVARGGVLLRRADAPGLTYDRAGGPAGILDRLAEPVQRLVTDDPVDSLCLGLTSVLRRDADYRALAEALRDRFRARRVLLCGDVVTAHAGALAMAPGVVLAAGTGAIALGVTADGRHRSVDGGGYLYGDAGGGFWIGRAGLDAALRGYDGRAEPGPLTARAAEVFGDLAGLTERLYPADDRVAQVAGFARHVLDLAAGDPVAAAIVTAAADELAATTATAGADQLSGAYQASGAHQPSGAAGADQPFGQPSGAAPRGQSPGTASGDSVSWTGRLLRHEGLRRQFEAALRRRRPSARLSEPVGDGLDGAAALAAAAELGPYTGLVRVVTR; via the coding sequence GTGCCCGACACAGTGGACCTTGCGATCGACGCCGGCCAGACCGGCATCCGGTTCGGCGTGGCACGCGGCGGAGTGCTGCTCCGCCGCGCCGACGCTCCGGGCCTGACCTACGACCGGGCGGGCGGCCCGGCCGGCATCCTCGACCGGCTCGCCGAACCCGTGCAACGGCTGGTGACCGACGACCCGGTCGACTCGCTGTGCCTCGGGTTGACCAGCGTGCTTCGCCGCGACGCCGACTACCGGGCGCTCGCCGAGGCGCTGCGGGACCGGTTCCGCGCCCGGCGGGTCCTGCTCTGCGGCGACGTGGTGACCGCGCATGCCGGTGCGCTCGCGATGGCCCCCGGCGTCGTGCTCGCCGCCGGTACCGGTGCCATCGCGCTCGGCGTGACCGCCGACGGGCGACACCGCAGCGTCGACGGCGGCGGCTACCTCTACGGTGATGCCGGCGGCGGGTTCTGGATCGGCCGAGCCGGACTCGACGCGGCGCTGCGCGGATACGACGGCCGGGCGGAACCCGGTCCGTTGACCGCCCGCGCCGCCGAGGTCTTCGGCGACCTGGCCGGGCTCACCGAGCGGCTGTACCCGGCCGACGACCGGGTGGCGCAGGTGGCCGGCTTCGCCCGGCACGTACTCGACCTGGCCGCCGGCGACCCGGTCGCCGCCGCGATCGTGACCGCCGCCGCCGACGAGCTGGCCGCCACCACCGCCACCGCCGGCGCCGACCAACTTTCCGGGGCTTACCAAGCTTCGGGGGCTCACCAACCTTCCGGTGCCGCCGGCGCCGACCAACCCTTCGGCCAACCTTCCGGTGCCGCTCCCCGCGGCCAATCTCCCGGCACCGCGAGTGGCGACTCGGTGTCCTGGACCGGGCGGCTGCTGCGCCACGAGGGGCTTCGCCGGCAGTTCGAGGCCGCGCTGCGCCGGCGGCGACCGTCCGCACGGCTGTCCGAACCGGTCGGCGACGGGCTGGACGGCGCCGCCGCGCTCGCCGCCGCGGCCGAACTCGGCCCGTACACCGGGCTGGTGCGGGTGGTGACGCGATGA
- a CDS encoding helix-turn-helix domain-containing protein, with protein MDAFELLAHPVRLRVVHAMRGGRELTTADLCDRIRDVSKATVYRHVDLLAAGGVLEVALERRVRGAVERRYRLRRDRAGIDTATASSLSLDDHRSAFAAALAVLTAEFTAYLGRDTADPVADLVGYRQHAVWLSPGELHGMIDGMREAIAPHLANEPSPARTQYLISPILFPVEAPPTETGIDSTAAGSQSPGPGI; from the coding sequence ATGGATGCTTTCGAACTCTTGGCACACCCGGTGCGGTTGCGAGTGGTTCATGCGATGCGCGGCGGCAGGGAACTGACCACCGCCGACCTGTGCGACCGCATCCGGGACGTCTCGAAAGCCACGGTCTACCGGCACGTCGACCTGCTCGCAGCCGGCGGGGTCCTGGAAGTCGCCCTGGAGCGGCGCGTGCGCGGCGCGGTCGAGCGCCGCTACCGGCTGCGCCGCGACCGCGCGGGGATCGATACAGCAACGGCCAGTTCACTCTCGCTGGACGACCATCGCAGCGCATTCGCCGCCGCTCTGGCGGTCCTTACTGCCGAATTCACCGCGTATCTCGGCCGTGACACGGCCGACCCGGTAGCCGACCTGGTCGGCTACCGGCAGCATGCCGTCTGGCTCAGTCCTGGGGAACTGCACGGGATGATCGACGGGATGCGGGAGGCGATCGCCCCCCACCTGGCCAACGAGCCATCACCCGCCCGCACGCAGTACCTGATCAGCCCGATCCTCTTCCCCGTCGAAGCGCCGCCGACCGAGACCGGCATCGATAGCACCGCCGCGGGCAGCCAGAGCCCGGGACCCGGCATCTGA
- a CDS encoding alpha/beta hydrolase family protein: MTGSELAWVPPPYAEPGRFSEHGVTVGTGPLAVSGTVSVPSGQAPGPGVVLLAGGGPFDRDETSGPNKPLKDLAWGLASRGTTVLRFDKATYAHRDVAAASDLTMTQEYVPHAVDAVDLLRSHRSVDPERVFVLGHSMGGKVAPAVAVAAPTVAGLVIMAGDTQPMHHAAVRVVSYLATLLPDQVPPAVIETFQRQAALVDSAELTPSTPAADLPFGLSAPYWLELRDYDPVAIAAGLSKPMLILQGGRDYQVTVANDLVRWRTGLAGRPEADIRVYEADNHLFFPGAGPSTPAEYGTPQHVDPAVIADIAHWLSHGQR; the protein is encoded by the coding sequence ATGACCGGCTCAGAACTCGCTTGGGTGCCACCGCCCTATGCCGAGCCCGGGCGCTTCAGCGAGCACGGGGTCACCGTCGGCACCGGCCCACTCGCGGTGTCAGGCACGGTGAGCGTCCCCAGCGGGCAGGCTCCCGGCCCCGGCGTGGTGCTGCTCGCCGGTGGTGGGCCGTTCGACCGCGACGAGACCAGCGGCCCGAACAAACCGCTCAAGGACCTGGCCTGGGGGCTCGCCAGCCGCGGGACGACAGTGCTGCGCTTCGACAAGGCGACCTACGCCCACCGCGACGTGGCCGCGGCCTCGGACCTGACGATGACGCAGGAGTACGTGCCGCATGCCGTCGACGCGGTCGATCTGCTCCGTAGCCACCGCTCGGTGGACCCCGAGCGGGTCTTCGTCCTCGGCCACAGCATGGGCGGCAAGGTTGCCCCCGCCGTCGCCGTCGCCGCACCCACGGTGGCTGGCCTGGTGATCATGGCCGGTGACACGCAGCCGATGCACCACGCCGCTGTCCGCGTCGTCAGCTACCTCGCCACCCTGCTTCCCGACCAGGTCCCACCCGCGGTCATCGAGACCTTCCAGCGGCAGGCCGCCCTGGTCGACAGCGCGGAGCTCACGCCCTCGACCCCCGCAGCAGATCTACCGTTCGGCCTGTCCGCGCCGTACTGGCTCGAACTGCGTGACTACGACCCGGTCGCGATCGCGGCCGGACTCAGCAAGCCGATGCTCATCCTCCAAGGAGGACGCGACTACCAGGTCACCGTCGCCAACGACCTCGTGCGATGGCGGACGGGCCTGGCCGGCCGCCCGGAAGCCGACATCCGTGTCTACGAAGCCGACAACCACCTGTTCTTCCCCGGCGCAGGACCATCCACCCCCGCCGAATACGGAACTCCGCAGCATGTCGACCCCGCCGTCATCGCCGACATCGCCCACTGGCTGAGCCACGGCCAGAGATGA
- a CDS encoding TetR/AcrR family transcriptional regulator has product MPGAETGVLPPSRREALLTTAAREFAGAGYQRASLNRIIRSCRMSKSSFYHYFDSKEALFDATVLDAAQRLLAALPVPAPADLAGPDFWTRIDELIAGAVRLVGPQDRMLWTLFYLPDAPTGPGSALARLRAGIDGWLAAALAAGRDAGAVRTDLPASLQAAMALAVLQAMDEWSLHQLDALSPDELATLVDAQLQALHRLVGH; this is encoded by the coding sequence GTGCCGGGTGCCGAGACCGGGGTACTGCCGCCATCGCGGCGGGAGGCGCTGCTGACCACGGCGGCGCGGGAGTTCGCCGGCGCCGGCTACCAGCGCGCCTCGCTGAACCGGATCATCCGCTCCTGCCGGATGAGCAAGAGCTCCTTCTACCACTACTTCGACTCGAAGGAAGCGCTGTTCGACGCCACCGTGCTGGACGCGGCGCAGCGGCTGCTCGCCGCGCTACCGGTGCCCGCCCCGGCAGACCTTGCGGGGCCGGACTTCTGGACCCGGATCGACGAGCTGATTGCCGGCGCGGTGCGGCTCGTGGGGCCGCAGGACCGGATGCTGTGGACGCTGTTCTACCTGCCGGACGCGCCGACCGGGCCGGGCAGCGCGCTGGCCCGGCTGCGGGCGGGGATCGACGGCTGGCTGGCCGCGGCGCTCGCGGCCGGCCGCGACGCCGGCGCGGTCCGTACCGACCTGCCGGCGTCGCTGCAGGCCGCGATGGCGCTCGCGGTCCTGCAGGCGATGGACGAGTGGAGCCTGCACCAGCTCGACGCGCTGTCGCCGGACGAGCTGGCGACCCTGGTCGACGCCCAGCTCCAGGCGCTGCACCGGCTCGTCGGGCACTGA
- a CDS encoding FAD-dependent oxidoreductase, whose protein sequence is MPYAADAATQYQDARHDPLRVLVVGAGVAGVTTARLLRRNGLHPVLIERAAAGAAEGYMLALMPMVGPVFDELGLWPEYRERAVAFGRYRLCAHHGRPVRTDSMGELLADYGDYRGIGRGELLDVLSGADCPVSFGTTLAALTETAGAAMVQLACGDHTGEYEFDLVVVSDGIGSGTRRLLDVGPIGRLDTGWGGWVAWAPPDDEQDLGEELWGAGFFLGSYPVRDRIGVFLGGPDAATADGPERLVAAIDRQLRTRTGRTSRALRAVLDTDRPYYWPLRDVRTARWVTGHAVLVGDAAAGFLPTAGIGAGMAMESAWVLSRLLVHADRANLATLLDAYEKLQRPRVEAAQDNSRTLARMMFRDGRAFAVCRDVAARLLSVRSVLKPIRRLLDARPDPDAAARRALSRSD, encoded by the coding sequence ATGCCGTACGCGGCCGACGCAGCGACGCAGTACCAGGACGCCCGCCACGACCCGCTGCGCGTCCTGGTGGTCGGGGCCGGCGTTGCCGGCGTGACGACCGCCCGGCTGCTGCGCCGCAACGGGCTGCACCCGGTGCTGATCGAGCGCGCGGCCGCCGGCGCCGCCGAGGGCTACATGCTGGCGCTGATGCCGATGGTCGGGCCGGTGTTCGACGAGCTGGGCCTGTGGCCGGAGTACCGGGAACGCGCCGTCGCGTTCGGCCGGTACCGGCTGTGCGCGCACCACGGTCGCCCGGTGCGCACCGACTCGATGGGCGAGCTGCTCGCCGACTACGGCGACTACCGCGGCATCGGCCGCGGCGAGCTGCTCGACGTGCTGTCCGGCGCCGACTGCCCGGTCTCGTTCGGGACCACCCTCGCCGCGCTCACCGAGACCGCCGGCGCCGCCATGGTGCAGCTGGCCTGCGGCGACCACACCGGGGAGTACGAGTTCGACCTGGTCGTGGTGAGCGACGGGATCGGCTCGGGTACCCGCCGGCTGCTCGACGTCGGTCCGATCGGCCGGCTGGACACGGGCTGGGGCGGCTGGGTGGCGTGGGCGCCGCCGGACGACGAGCAGGACCTCGGCGAGGAACTGTGGGGCGCCGGATTCTTCCTCGGCAGCTACCCGGTGCGGGACCGCATCGGGGTGTTCCTCGGCGGTCCGGACGCGGCGACCGCGGACGGCCCGGAGCGGTTGGTCGCCGCGATCGACCGGCAGCTGCGCACCCGCACCGGCCGGACCAGCCGGGCGCTGCGTGCCGTGCTGGACACCGACCGGCCGTACTACTGGCCGCTTCGGGACGTGCGGACCGCCCGCTGGGTGACCGGCCACGCCGTACTGGTCGGTGACGCCGCCGCCGGCTTCCTGCCCACGGCCGGGATCGGCGCCGGGATGGCGATGGAGTCGGCGTGGGTGCTGTCCCGGCTGCTGGTGCACGCCGACCGGGCGAACCTCGCCACCCTGCTCGACGCGTACGAAAAGCTGCAGCGGCCCCGGGTGGAGGCGGCGCAGGACAACTCGCGAACGCTGGCGAGAATGATGTTCCGGGACGGGAGGGCGTTCGCGGTGTGCCGGGACGTGGCGGCCCGGCTGCTCAGCGTCCGTTCGGTGCTCAAGCCGATCCGGCGGCTGCTGGACGCGCGGCCGGACCCGGACGCGGCGGCCCGCCGGGCACTGTCCCGGAGCGACTGA
- a CDS encoding NADPH-dependent F420 reductase, with the protein MEVLIVGSGHMARGIGTRLVAGGHQVRIAARNHDAARTLAAELDGDATGEPIGRLGAASVVVLALPYPATRMVAEQLAGELVGRVLVDIANPVNIGTFDDLVTPPGVSAAEQVAKAVPGAKVVKAFNTTFAANLTAGGPLDVFIAGDDETACDQVAALTADGGMRPILVGGLRHAYTLESFQLLHMKVQDQIGGNYTTSLELDRRQ; encoded by the coding sequence ATGGAAGTACTCATCGTCGGCTCCGGCCACATGGCCCGCGGCATCGGTACCCGGCTGGTGGCCGGCGGGCACCAGGTCCGCATCGCGGCCCGCAACCACGACGCGGCCCGTACCCTGGCCGCCGAACTCGACGGCGACGCGACCGGCGAACCGATCGGGCGGCTCGGTGCCGCGTCGGTCGTCGTGCTCGCGCTGCCGTACCCGGCGACCCGGATGGTGGCCGAACAGCTGGCCGGTGAGCTGGTGGGCCGGGTCCTCGTCGACATCGCCAACCCGGTCAACATCGGTACCTTCGACGACCTCGTCACGCCGCCCGGCGTCTCGGCCGCCGAGCAGGTGGCGAAGGCGGTACCGGGAGCCAAGGTGGTCAAGGCCTTCAACACCACGTTCGCCGCGAACCTGACCGCCGGCGGACCGCTGGACGTGTTCATCGCCGGCGACGACGAGACCGCCTGCGACCAGGTCGCCGCGCTCACCGCGGACGGCGGGATGCGGCCGATCCTCGTCGGCGGTCTCCGGCACGCGTACACCTTGGAGTCGTTCCAGCTGCTGCACATGAAGGTGCAGGACCAGATCGGCGGGAACTACACCACCTCGCTGGAACTCGACCGCCGGCAGTGA
- a CDS encoding endonuclease/exonuclease/phosphatase family protein: MSGRVAVRRTAPRRRPVGLSDVPAVLAALLVTVLLAGHRLVPDGHGAGTALDSFLPWFGLLVVPVALLALATRSRLGALALLLPVVVWAGMFGPVLLPRGGGDGQLRAATQNLDAANPDPTSTVRQLVALHPDLVAVQELANDDAARLLDDTYPHQLRVGTVGLWSRYPMGDGAPVDLGLGWNRALRADVDTDHGQVRVYVAHLGSIRPGADGSRDRTLTRLADSVRADRSPRLLLLGDLNTATTDRALGQLSPPLTDAQRAAGSGFGFTWPARFPMTRPDQVLYRGLSATDASVADTGGSDHRAALADLRVAD; encoded by the coding sequence GTGAGCGGCCGGGTCGCGGTGCGCCGGACGGCGCCGCGCCGCCGGCCGGTCGGGCTGAGCGACGTGCCTGCGGTGCTGGCCGCGCTGCTGGTCACCGTGCTGCTCGCGGGCCATCGGCTGGTGCCCGACGGGCACGGGGCCGGTACCGCGCTGGACAGCTTCCTGCCCTGGTTCGGCCTGCTGGTGGTGCCGGTGGCGCTGCTCGCGCTCGCCACCAGGTCCCGGCTCGGTGCGCTCGCGCTGCTGCTGCCGGTCGTCGTGTGGGCCGGGATGTTCGGACCGGTGCTGCTGCCCCGGGGTGGCGGTGACGGCCAGCTGCGCGCGGCGACCCAGAACCTGGATGCCGCGAATCCGGATCCGACCTCGACCGTGCGCCAGCTGGTGGCGCTGCACCCGGACCTGGTCGCGGTGCAGGAGCTGGCGAACGACGACGCCGCGCGGCTGCTCGACGACACGTACCCGCACCAGCTGCGGGTCGGCACGGTCGGGCTGTGGAGCCGGTACCCGATGGGTGACGGCGCACCGGTCGATCTCGGCCTGGGCTGGAACCGCGCGCTGCGTGCCGACGTGGACACCGACCACGGGCAGGTCCGGGTGTACGTGGCGCATCTGGGGTCGATCCGGCCCGGTGCGGACGGCAGCCGGGACCGCACGCTGACCCGCCTCGCCGACTCGGTACGGGCCGACCGGTCGCCCCGGTTGCTGCTGCTCGGCGACCTGAACACCGCGACCACCGACCGGGCGCTGGGCCAGCTCAGCCCACCGCTGACCGACGCGCAGCGCGCCGCCGGCAGCGGGTTCGGTTTCACCTGGCCGGCCCGGTTTCCGATGACCCGGCCCGACCAGGTGCTCTATCGCGGGCTGTCGGCCACCGACGCGTCGGTCGCTGACACCGGTGGCAGCGACCACCGGGCCGCGCTCGCCGACCTGCGCGTCGCCGACTGA
- a CDS encoding MFS transporter produces MSHGEGGSILRQPKSVWAVAFACVIAFMGIGLVDPILPAISKDLHANPSQVELLFTSYMLVTGVAMVITGWVSSRIGPKRTLLAGLVLIVVFSALAGSADGVNGIIGFRAGWGLGNALFIATALAVIVGAASGGVGGAIILYEAALGVGIAVGPLLGGLLGGISWRGPFIGVAVLMTIAFVAVITLLPTSPKPTRRSSLADPFKALRHRGLLTTALTALFYNYGFFTLLAWTPFPMGLSAHQLGLVFFGWGLCLAVTSVFVAPRLQVRFGTVKTLYVVQGLIALTLVVMGIGTQSKLTLILAVIIAGLFLGINNTLITQAVMKAAPVERPVASAAYSFVRFIGGAIAPFLAGKLGEQISPNLPFYVGAGCVVIGILVLASGRKVLARVDEPEEPAPTPADAGRLLVAVDAGPAGTAVVRHAAEVAAQRGLAVHLLHVRETEVVGDDAVALEGDVDAEQLLGERLAQLRAAGVTADGEIVVSVGTHPEVARLILDRAVRLAAPAVVIGSSSHPGLHGLLGGSVVAEVSRHAGRPVLVIDPAADRLSPVTG; encoded by the coding sequence ATGAGCCACGGCGAGGGCGGCAGTATCCTCCGCCAACCGAAGTCGGTGTGGGCGGTCGCGTTCGCGTGTGTGATCGCCTTCATGGGCATCGGACTCGTCGACCCGATCCTGCCGGCGATCTCCAAGGACCTGCACGCCAACCCCAGCCAGGTCGAGCTGCTGTTCACCAGCTACATGCTGGTGACCGGTGTGGCGATGGTCATCACCGGCTGGGTGTCGAGCCGGATCGGCCCCAAACGAACCCTGCTCGCCGGCCTGGTCCTGATCGTCGTGTTCAGCGCGCTGGCCGGCTCGGCCGACGGCGTGAACGGGATCATCGGCTTCCGGGCCGGCTGGGGCCTGGGCAACGCCCTGTTCATCGCCACCGCCCTCGCGGTGATCGTGGGCGCCGCGTCCGGCGGCGTCGGCGGCGCGATCATCCTGTACGAGGCGGCGCTGGGCGTCGGCATCGCGGTGGGGCCGCTGCTCGGCGGGTTGCTCGGCGGCATCAGCTGGCGCGGGCCGTTCATCGGCGTCGCGGTACTGATGACGATCGCGTTCGTCGCGGTGATCACGCTGCTGCCGACCTCACCGAAACCCACGCGCCGCTCGTCGCTCGCGGACCCGTTCAAGGCGTTGCGCCACCGCGGGCTGCTGACCACGGCGCTGACCGCGCTGTTCTACAACTACGGGTTCTTCACGCTGCTGGCCTGGACGCCGTTCCCGATGGGGTTGTCGGCCCACCAGCTGGGGTTGGTGTTCTTCGGCTGGGGGCTGTGCCTCGCGGTCACCTCGGTGTTCGTCGCGCCGCGGCTGCAGGTGCGGTTCGGCACCGTCAAGACCTTGTACGTGGTGCAGGGCCTGATCGCGTTGACGCTGGTCGTGATGGGTATCGGCACCCAGTCGAAGCTCACGCTGATCCTCGCGGTGATCATCGCCGGGCTGTTTCTGGGCATCAACAACACGCTGATCACCCAGGCCGTGATGAAGGCGGCGCCGGTCGAGCGGCCGGTCGCGTCCGCGGCGTACAGCTTCGTGCGGTTCATCGGTGGGGCGATCGCACCGTTCTTGGCCGGCAAGCTCGGCGAGCAGATCAGCCCGAACCTGCCGTTCTACGTTGGCGCCGGCTGCGTGGTGATCGGCATCCTGGTCCTCGCCAGCGGCCGCAAGGTGCTGGCCCGGGTGGACGAGCCGGAGGAGCCGGCGCCGACGCCGGCCGACGCCGGCCGGCTGCTCGTCGCGGTGGACGCCGGCCCGGCCGGCACCGCGGTGGTCCGGCACGCCGCCGAGGTCGCCGCGCAGCGCGGCCTCGCCGTACACCTGCTGCACGTGCGGGAGACCGAGGTGGTCGGCGACGACGCGGTGGCGCTGGAGGGTGACGTGGACGCCGAGCAGCTGCTCGGCGAGCGGTTGGCGCAGCTGCGCGCGGCCGGCGTGACCGCCGACGGCGAGATCGTCGTGAGCGTCGGTACGCATCCGGAGGTGGCCCGGCTGATCCTGGACCGGGCGGTCCGGCTCGCCGCGCCGGCGGTGGTGATCGGCTCGTCGTCGCACCCCGGGCTGCACGGGCTGCTGGGCGGCAGCGTGGTCGCCGAGGTCTCCCGGCATGCCGGCCGACCGGTACTGGTCATCGACCCGGCGGCGGACAGGCTCAGCCCCGTCACCGGCTGA
- a CDS encoding MarR family winged helix-turn-helix transcriptional regulator — MNPVSTDALAAELAGRLGDLTHALRRVGDHTASPTVAAVLATLDRDGPKRVSELAQIARVAQPTMTGLLRRLVEEGTVVRGADPHDQRVVTIELTQAGRDTLRGIRRMRTAALASRLDQLDGADREALARAIPALDKLLDTWRKVEQQ, encoded by the coding sequence ATGAATCCGGTGTCGACCGACGCGCTGGCGGCCGAACTGGCCGGCCGGCTGGGCGACCTGACGCACGCGCTGCGCCGCGTCGGCGACCACACCGCCAGCCCGACCGTGGCCGCCGTGCTCGCCACCCTCGATCGGGACGGCCCGAAGCGGGTCAGCGAGCTGGCCCAGATCGCTCGGGTGGCACAGCCGACGATGACCGGCCTGCTGCGCCGGCTGGTCGAGGAGGGCACCGTGGTGCGCGGTGCCGACCCGCACGACCAGCGGGTCGTGACGATCGAACTCACCCAGGCCGGTCGCGACACCCTGCGCGGCATCCGCCGGATGCGAACCGCGGCGCTCGCGAGCCGGCTGGACCAGCTCGACGGCGCCGACCGGGAGGCGCTCGCCCGCGCGATCCCGGCGCTCGACAAACTCCTCGACACCTGGCGAAAGGTAGAACAGCAATGA
- a CDS encoding RsmB/NOP family class I SAM-dependent RNA methyltransferase: MAGAKPTDRARRAAYEVLRQVHEQDAYANLALPKLLADWSLAGRDAAFATELCYGTLRATGTLDAVLAAGSNRPLAKMDDTVRDALRLGAYQLLYTRVPAHAAVSTTVGLVRSTAGAGSASFANAVLRRVAGAELATWLDRIAPDAGADPIGALAVRYAHPEWIVRAFAAALDDVPPPADATRDAAQDDAGRSATEDDAAPADAAPDEAGTPGADPAATPAAAGAAGAELRAALAADNDRPVVHLAARPGAIDAAELARRVGGEPGRYSPYAVYLPGGAPGELPELRDGLARVQDEGSQLVATALAAAPLDGTDTSWLDLCAGPGGKAALLGALVAGRGGRLTAVEAAEHRAALVRAAVAGLPVTVLHADGRAVGERPELPAGGFDRVLLDAPCTGLGALRRRPEARWRRSETDLADLVELQRELLVAACRAVRPGGVLGYVTCSPHLAETREQVRALLADQPVPLSAVDARPALGTDLPQLGDGPTVQLWPHRHGTDAMFLALLRRIA, translated from the coding sequence GTGGCGGGCGCCAAACCGACCGACCGTGCCCGGCGCGCGGCGTACGAAGTGCTGCGGCAGGTGCACGAGCAGGACGCGTACGCGAACCTGGCGTTGCCCAAGCTGCTCGCAGACTGGTCGCTCGCCGGACGGGACGCGGCGTTCGCCACCGAGCTGTGTTACGGCACCCTGCGCGCGACCGGCACCCTGGACGCGGTACTTGCCGCCGGCTCCAACCGGCCGCTGGCCAAGATGGACGACACCGTCCGGGACGCGCTGCGGCTCGGCGCCTACCAGCTGCTCTACACCCGGGTGCCGGCACACGCCGCGGTGTCCACCACGGTCGGTCTGGTCCGGTCCACCGCCGGCGCCGGCTCGGCCAGCTTCGCCAACGCGGTACTGCGCCGGGTCGCCGGTGCCGAGCTGGCCACCTGGCTGGACCGGATCGCGCCGGATGCCGGCGCCGATCCGATCGGAGCGCTCGCGGTGCGCTACGCCCATCCGGAGTGGATCGTCCGCGCGTTCGCCGCGGCACTCGACGACGTCCCGCCCCCGGCCGACGCAACTCGGGACGCGGCCCAGGACGATGCCGGTCGGAGCGCGACCGAGGACGACGCCGCTCCGGCCGACGCTGCTCCGGACGAGGCCGGTACGCCGGGCGCCGACCCGGCCGCGACACCGGCAGCCGCCGGGGCGGCGGGTGCCGAGCTGCGCGCGGCGCTGGCGGCCGACAACGATCGGCCGGTGGTGCACCTCGCCGCCCGGCCGGGCGCGATCGACGCCGCGGAGCTGGCCCGCCGGGTCGGCGGCGAACCGGGCCGGTACTCGCCGTACGCGGTGTACCTGCCCGGCGGTGCCCCGGGCGAGCTGCCGGAGCTGCGCGACGGGCTGGCCCGGGTACAGGACGAGGGCAGCCAGCTGGTGGCCACCGCGCTCGCCGCCGCGCCGCTCGACGGCACCGACACGAGCTGGCTGGACCTGTGTGCCGGCCCGGGCGGCAAGGCCGCGCTGCTGGGCGCGCTGGTCGCCGGCCGCGGCGGGCGGCTGACCGCGGTCGAGGCGGCCGAGCACCGGGCGGCGCTGGTCCGGGCGGCGGTCGCGGGACTGCCCGTGACGGTGCTGCACGCGGACGGCCGGGCGGTGGGGGAGCGGCCGGAGCTGCCCGCCGGCGGCTTCGACCGGGTGCTGCTCGATGCACCGTGCACCGGCCTGGGCGCGCTGCGCCGGCGACCGGAGGCACGCTGGCGCCGGTCCGAGACCGATCTCGCCGACCTGGTCGAGCTGCAGCGCGAGCTGCTGGTCGCGGCGTGCCGCGCGGTCCGCCCGGGCGGTGTGCTCGGCTACGTGACGTGCTCGCCGCACCTGGCGGAGACCCGAGAGCAGGTGCGGGCGCTGCTCGCGGACCAGCCGGTACCGCTGTCCGCCGTGGATGCCCGGCCCGCGCTCGGTACGGACCTGCCGCAGCTGGGAGACGGCCCGACGGTGCAACTGTGGCCGCACCGGCACGGCACCGACGCGATGTTCCTCGCCCTGCTCCGCCGTATCGCCTGA
- the fmt gene encoding methionyl-tRNA formyltransferase, with translation MRLVFAGTPEVAVPSLSAIAESRHELVGVVTRPDARAGRGRRVLRSPAASWADEHGIEVRTPRRPSDEEFLAWLRDTAPDCVPVVAYGALVPQAALEIPAHGWVNLHFSLLPAWRGAAPVQHAVLHGDEVTGASVFELEKGMDTGPVYGSLTERVRPTDTSGDLLDRLATAGAGLLVAVLDAIEDGTAHAVPQPTDGVSLAPKVTVEDARVRWDDPAFAVDRRVRACTPAPGAWTTFRDERIKVLPVALGEFDVALAPGELAVHRAEVLVGTASSAVRLGQVQPAGKKPMAATDWARGARVAAGDRFA, from the coding sequence GTGCGCCTCGTCTTCGCCGGTACGCCCGAGGTGGCGGTGCCGAGCCTGTCCGCGATCGCCGAGTCGCGGCACGAGCTGGTGGGTGTGGTGACCCGGCCGGACGCCCGCGCCGGCCGCGGCCGGCGGGTGCTGCGTTCGCCGGCCGCCAGCTGGGCGGACGAGCACGGCATCGAGGTGCGGACCCCGCGCCGGCCGTCCGACGAGGAGTTCCTCGCCTGGCTGCGCGACACGGCGCCGGACTGCGTGCCGGTCGTCGCCTACGGCGCGCTGGTGCCGCAGGCCGCGCTGGAGATCCCGGCGCACGGCTGGGTCAACCTGCACTTCTCGCTGCTGCCGGCCTGGCGTGGTGCGGCGCCCGTGCAGCACGCGGTGCTGCACGGCGACGAGGTGACCGGAGCGAGCGTGTTCGAGCTGGAGAAGGGGATGGACACCGGCCCGGTGTACGGATCGCTCACCGAACGGGTGCGGCCGACCGACACCTCCGGCGACCTGCTCGACCGGCTGGCGACCGCCGGTGCCGGGCTGCTGGTGGCGGTGCTGGACGCGATCGAGGACGGCACCGCCCACGCGGTACCGCAGCCGACCGACGGGGTCAGCCTGGCGCCGAAGGTGACGGTCGAGGACGCCCGGGTGCGCTGGGACGATCCGGCGTTCGCGGTGGACCGCCGGGTGCGCGCGTGCACGCCTGCGCCCGGCGCGTGGACCACCTTCCGGGACGAGCGAATCAAGGTACTGCCGGTCGCGCTCGGCGAGTTCGACGTGGCGCTCGCACCGGGCGAGCTCGCCGTGCACCGCGCCGAGGTGCTGGTAGGCACCGCGTCCTCGGCGGTACGGCTGGGCCAGGTGCAGCCGGCCGGCAAGAAGCCGATGGCGGCGACCGACTGGGCCCGCGGCGCCCGGGTGGCTGCCGGGGACCGGTTCGCGTGA